A stretch of the Poseidonibacter parvus genome encodes the following:
- a CDS encoding glycosyltransferase, with product MNNIVLISIAMTTYNGEKYLKKQLDSIITQTHKNIEIVICDDCSTDNTVNIIKEYLKQFNFIKLYINEKNLGYARNFEKAIKLSSSKYIALSDQDDIWEPQKLELLLKNIQKEENNIDLPLLIHSDLTMINDEDKIFNTSYFKYRKYKLKKEKDLGHILGPCGVMGNTIMFNKALKEKILPFPVYIENHDYWISLINEIFGKRITLDNKLVKYRIHTTNVSNNSKKIQNNKKLKNIIKSILERNFYLPYIKTNRLLLISYILKNYSLPKNDKIVLIKFQEYLSKETSSIKKIYNVIKYSFYKRDFFYRIIFILGLLLKKDISKKNFYIYNISQIFKSKNFKGWGKKPTGKFAYFCSKLFNGKLTLLEDGFIRSTELDKSLIPSFSTVKDKLGIYYDATKPSDLEVILNTYDFKNNPKIIEEAREAIDLILEHNISKYNHSENISKDYFNDEKKVLVIAQAKNDQSLKYGLTNNTTLEDIVSVAINENPDSIVYIKVHPDEIQKNSFEFHFHNKRCKIIDKDVNSISLLKYFEKVYTRTSQMGFEAVLLGKECICFGVPFYAGWGITDDRVKNVFKRRKRKLSVEEVFIGSYILYSNYKNPCTNKKSNILDIINYIISNKKN from the coding sequence ATGAATAATATTGTTCTAATTTCAATAGCAATGACAACTTACAATGGTGAAAAATATTTAAAAAAACAGTTAGATTCTATAATAACACAAACTCATAAAAATATAGAGATTGTAATATGTGATGATTGTTCTACTGACAATACAGTAAATATAATCAAAGAATATTTAAAACAATTTAATTTTATTAAACTATATATTAATGAAAAGAATCTAGGATATGCTAGAAATTTTGAAAAAGCGATTAAACTTTCAAGCTCAAAATATATTGCATTAAGTGATCAAGATGATATATGGGAACCTCAAAAACTAGAGTTATTACTAAAGAATATTCAAAAAGAAGAAAATAATATTGATTTGCCTTTATTAATACATTCTGATTTGACTATGATAAATGATGAAGATAAGATTTTTAATACTTCATATTTTAAATATAGAAAATATAAATTAAAAAAAGAAAAAGATTTAGGACATATTCTAGGTCCTTGTGGAGTTATGGGCAATACAATAATGTTTAATAAAGCATTAAAAGAAAAAATATTACCTTTTCCCGTATATATAGAAAATCATGATTATTGGATTTCTTTAATAAATGAGATATTTGGTAAAAGAATAACTCTAGATAATAAATTAGTAAAGTACAGAATTCATACTACTAATGTCAGTAATAATAGTAAAAAGATACAAAATAATAAAAAATTGAAAAATATTATAAAATCAATTTTAGAAAGAAATTTTTATCTACCTTATATAAAAACTAATCGCCTTTTATTAATCTCATATATTCTAAAAAATTACAGCCTTCCTAAAAATGATAAGATAGTATTGATAAAGTTTCAAGAATATCTATCAAAAGAGACATCTAGCATAAAAAAGATTTATAACGTGATTAAATATTCATTTTATAAAAGGGACTTTTTTTACAGAATTATTTTTATTTTAGGTTTACTTTTAAAAAAAGATATTTCTAAAAAGAATTTTTATATTTATAATATATCTCAAATATTTAAATCAAAAAACTTTAAAGGTTGGGGGAAAAAACCTACAGGTAAATTTGCTTATTTTTGTAGTAAGTTATTTAATGGTAAATTAACTCTTTTAGAAGATGGCTTTATACGTTCTACAGAATTAGATAAATCATTAATTCCATCATTTTCAACTGTAAAAGATAAACTTGGGATATATTATGATGCTACAAAACCTAGTGACTTAGAAGTTATTTTAAATACTTATGATTTCAAAAATAATCCTAAAATAATCGAAGAAGCTAGAGAAGCTATAGATTTAATTTTAGAACATAACATATCAAAATATAATCATTCAGAAAACATTTCAAAAGATTACTTTAATGATGAAAAAAAAGTATTAGTCATTGCACAAGCCAAAAATGATCAATCACTAAAGTATGGACTGACAAATAATACAACATTAGAAGATATTGTTAGCGTAGCTATAAATGAAAATCCAGATTCAATAGTTTACATAAAAGTTCATCCAGATGAAATACAAAAAAATAGTTTTGAATTTCATTTTCATAATAAGAGATGTAAAATTATTGATAAAGATGTGAATTCGATATCTTTATTAAAATATTTTGAAAAAGTTTATACAAGAACTTCACAAATGGGGTTTGAAGCTGTTTTATTAGGTAAAGAATGTATATGCTTTGGAGTTCCTTTTTACGCAGGATGGGGAATAACAGATGATAGAGTTAAAAATGTATTTAAAAGAAGAA
- a CDS encoding glycosyltransferase has product MKEELAAIIILYKPNYKEVYENILTYARDLKTLYIVGNSLIRDDFLLKLQKLTNIKLLHNGENLGISKAINLALEQAANDNFKWIMTMDQDSSFIKKDFTKLLAYFSKIPNKSKLMIYSPIHNKKFIKDYYQEESFVMTSGNILNIEKALLINGFEEKLFIDEVDHDFCFKTIKNKYTILQDYRIAINHELGTKNKKNITIYKPFRLYYMMRNYLYLREKYKEEQKEFFLKRDKYLQRFFIKHILFSKEKIKSFNMIFLGIKDFRNKKFGKLIYE; this is encoded by the coding sequence ATGAAAGAAGAGTTAGCAGCTATAATAATACTTTACAAACCCAATTATAAAGAGGTTTATGAAAATATTTTAACATATGCAAGAGATTTAAAAACCTTGTATATAGTTGGTAACTCTTTGATAAGAGATGATTTTTTATTAAAATTACAAAAACTAACTAATATAAAATTACTTCACAATGGTGAAAACTTAGGTATTTCAAAAGCTATAAATTTAGCATTAGAACAAGCTGCTAATGATAACTTTAAATGGATTATGACTATGGATCAAGATAGTTCTTTTATAAAAAAAGATTTTACTAAACTACTAGCTTATTTTTCAAAGATACCTAATAAATCAAAACTAATGATTTATTCACCAATTCATAACAAAAAATTTATTAAAGATTATTATCAAGAAGAGTCATTTGTCATGACATCTGGAAATATTTTAAATATAGAAAAAGCCTTGTTAATAAATGGATTTGAAGAAAAACTATTTATTGATGAAGTAGATCATGATTTTTGTTTTAAAACAATTAAAAATAAATATACAATATTACAAGATTATAGAATTGCTATAAATCATGAATTAGGAACTAAAAACAAAAAAAACATTACTATATATAAACCTTTTAGATTATATTATATGATGAGAAACTATTTATATTTAAGAGAAAAATATAAAGAGGAACAAAAAGAATTTTTCTTAAAAAGAGATAAGTATCTTCAAAGATTCTTTATTAAACATATTTTATTTTCAAAAGAAAAGATAAAATCATTTAACATGATTTTTTTGGGAATAAAAGATTTTAGAAATAAAAAGTTTGGAAAGCTTATTTATGAATAA
- the rfbB gene encoding dTDP-glucose 4,6-dehydratase produces MNNNNQTILVTGCAGFIGSNFVPYFLDKYPEYNLINLDLLTYAGNLENLKECEENPRYKFIKGDICNRDLVEFIFTEYDIQGVIHFAAESHVDNSIKNPGVFVNTNVNGTFTLIDVAYKYWMDKPFNYKADYKKSRFHHISTDEVYGTLTDDPKDLFTETTPYAPNSPYSASKASSDMIIRAYNETYGMNTVITNCSNNYGPKQHDEKLIPTIIRKALNNESIPIYGDGKNIRDWLYVLDHCKGIDIVYHTGKTANTYNIGGRNERTNLQIVDAICTILDTKVPSKTLTSYKELITFVEDRAGHDRRYAIDATKLEDELGWKADENFDTGIVLTVDWYLDKYK; encoded by the coding sequence ATGAATAACAACAATCAAACAATACTAGTAACAGGATGTGCAGGCTTTATAGGATCAAACTTTGTGCCATACTTCCTAGATAAATACCCTGAATATAATCTAATAAACCTAGACCTTCTAACATACGCAGGTAACTTAGAAAATCTAAAAGAGTGTGAAGAAAATCCTAGATATAAATTTATAAAAGGTGATATTTGTAATCGTGATTTAGTAGAGTTTATATTTACTGAATATGATATTCAAGGTGTAATTCACTTTGCAGCAGAATCACATGTAGATAACTCTATTAAAAATCCTGGTGTGTTTGTAAATACAAATGTAAATGGAACTTTTACTCTAATAGATGTAGCATATAAATACTGGATGGATAAACCATTTAATTATAAAGCAGATTACAAGAAAAGTAGATTTCATCATATCTCAACAGATGAAGTATATGGAACGCTTACAGATGATCCAAAAGACTTGTTTACTGAAACTACTCCATATGCACCAAACTCTCCATATTCAGCTTCTAAAGCATCAAGTGATATGATAATAAGAGCATATAATGAAACATATGGAATGAATACAGTAATAACAAACTGTTCAAATAACTATGGACCAAAACAACATGATGAAAAACTAATACCTACAATAATTAGAAAAGCACTTAACAATGAATCAATTCCAATTTATGGAGATGGTAAGAATATTAGAGATTGGTTGTATGTATTAGATCACTGTAAAGGTATTGATATAGTTTATCATACAGGAAAGACTGCAAATACATATAATATTGGTGGAAGAAATGAAAGAACAAATCTTCAAATAGTAGATGCTATTTGTACTATTTTAGATACTAAAGTTCCATCAAAAACTCTAACTTCTTATAAAGAGCTAATTACCTTCGTAGAAGATAGAGCAGGACATGATAGAAGATACGCTATTGATGCAACAAAACTAGAAGATGAACTTGGTTGGAAAGCTGATGAGAACTTTGATACTGGGATTGTGTTAACTGTTGATTGGTATTTAGATAAATACAAATAA
- a CDS encoding KilA-N domain-containing protein: MPQNKLFVKDITVSLTKINKSDFISLTDIARSKNQDEPKDVVKNWLRSKNTIEFLGLWETINNNDFKGVEFDSFKNEAGSNSFTLSPTKWTSTTNAIGLITKVGKNGGTFAHKDIAFEFASWVSAEFKLYLIKEFQRLKNDEIEKNQLGWDLKRNIAKINYKIHTDAIKENLIPQKITKAQSSFIYANEADILNVALFGITAKQWKEHNPKLQGNIRDYSSIEQLVVLSNMESMNAELIKNNIKQEERLEILNNMAITQLKSITSLKTIDQLEKK; this comes from the coding sequence ATGCCTCAAAATAAATTGTTTGTTAAAGATATAACTGTTTCATTAACTAAAATAAATAAAAGTGATTTTATATCCTTAACTGACATTGCTAGAAGTAAAAATCAAGATGAACCAAAAGATGTAGTCAAAAACTGGCTTAGAAGCAAAAATACTATTGAATTTTTAGGTCTTTGGGAAACTATTAATAATAATGATTTTAAAGGGGTCGAATTCGACTCCTTTAAAAATGAAGCTGGTTCAAATAGTTTTACACTATCTCCTACTAAATGGACTTCTACTACAAATGCAATAGGACTTATTACTAAAGTAGGTAAAAATGGTGGAACATTTGCACATAAAGATATTGCATTTGAATTTGCAAGTTGGGTAAGTGCTGAGTTTAAATTATATTTAATTAAAGAATTTCAACGACTTAAAAATGACGAAATAGAAAAAAATCAATTAGGTTGGGATTTAAAAAGAAATATAGCTAAAATAAACTATAAAATACATACTGATGCAATCAAAGAAAATCTTATACCACAAAAGATAACAAAAGCTCAAAGCTCTTTTATATATGCAAATGAAGCAGATATCTTAAATGTAGCATTATTTGGAATTACTGCAAAACAGTGGAAAGAACATAATCCAAAACTACAAGGTAATATAAGAGACTATTCTAGTATAGAACAACTTGTAGTTTTATCTAATATGGAAAGTATGAATGCTGAATTAATCAAAAATAATATAAAACAAGAAGAAAGATTAGAAATATTAAATAATATGGCTATAACACAACTAAAATCAATTACAAGTTTAAAGACAATAGACCAACTGGAGAAAAAATAA
- the rfbD gene encoding dTDP-4-dehydrorhamnose reductase has translation MNKNNSNSNTLNILVTGSNGQLGSEIRELEKEYSYNFFFTTRENLDITCKDSIKNFCESNNINSIINCAAYTAVDKAESDVENADLTNRKAVKKLALVSKELNIKLIHISTDYVFDGKNFKPYCEEFQTNPNSVYGKTKLDGENEMININPLNSIIIRTSWVYSSFGNNFVKTMLRLGKEKQELGVIFDQVGTPTNAADLAKAILDILPNIKNDKVSIYNYSNEGVLSWYDFAKEIMKMAKIDCTINPIETYQYPTPAARPHFSLLNKAKIKNEFNITIPFWKDSLDKVLRKLGERK, from the coding sequence ATGAATAAAAATAATTCAAACTCTAATACTTTAAATATACTAGTAACAGGCTCAAATGGGCAATTAGGAAGTGAAATAAGAGAACTAGAAAAAGAGTACTCTTATAACTTCTTTTTTACAACAAGAGAAAACCTAGATATTACGTGTAAAGATAGTATAAAAAACTTCTGTGAATCAAATAATATTAATTCAATCATAAACTGTGCAGCATATACAGCAGTTGATAAGGCTGAAAGTGATGTTGAAAATGCAGACCTAACAAATAGAAAAGCTGTAAAAAAACTAGCACTTGTTTCAAAAGAGTTAAATATAAAACTAATTCATATTTCAACTGATTATGTGTTTGATGGTAAAAACTTTAAACCATATTGTGAAGAGTTTCAAACAAACCCAAACTCAGTTTATGGTAAAACAAAACTTGATGGTGAAAATGAAATGATTAATATTAATCCATTAAATTCTATTATTATAAGAACATCATGGGTTTACTCATCATTTGGAAATAACTTTGTTAAAACAATGCTAAGACTTGGAAAAGAAAAGCAAGAACTTGGTGTAATATTTGATCAAGTAGGAACTCCTACAAATGCAGCTGATCTTGCAAAAGCTATTTTAGATATCTTGCCAAATATAAAAAATGATAAAGTAAGTATATATAACTACTCAAATGAAGGAGTACTTTCTTGGTATGACTTTGCTAAAGAGATTATGAAAATGGCAAAGATTGATTGTACTATTAACCCAATTGAGACATATCAATACCCAACACCAGCAGCAAGACCTCATTTTTCACTTTTAAATAAAGCAAAAATAAAAAATGAGTTTAATATAACTATTCCTTTTTGGAAAGATAGTTTAGATAAAGTTTTGAGAAAACTGGGTGAAAGAAAGTAA
- the rfbC gene encoding dTDP-4-dehydrorhamnose 3,5-epimerase, whose translation MNFIRTTIPDVVIVEPTVHGDHRGYFVETFRADKLEELLGYKINFCQDNESKSSKGVLRGLHYQLPPHAQTKLVRVIQGSVLDVAVDIRRNSPTFGQHVSVELSADNKKQLLVPRGFAHGFVVLEDDTVFAYKVDNYYSPQCDRGIAFDDKDLNINWQLEHGELKLSEKDTKQPKLFNIEDNKEIFEAGINYYE comes from the coding sequence ATGAATTTCATAAGAACAACAATACCTGATGTAGTTATAGTAGAACCTACTGTTCATGGAGATCATAGAGGTTACTTCGTAGAAACTTTTAGAGCAGATAAACTTGAAGAATTATTGGGATATAAAATAAACTTCTGCCAAGATAATGAATCAAAATCAAGTAAAGGGGTCTTGCGAGGACTTCACTATCAACTACCACCTCATGCACAAACAAAACTTGTAAGAGTTATCCAAGGATCTGTATTAGATGTTGCAGTTGATATCAGACGTAACTCTCCAACATTTGGTCAACACGTGAGCGTTGAATTATCAGCTGATAATAAAAAACAACTTCTAGTTCCAAGAGGCTTTGCTCATGGCTTTGTAGTACTTGAAGATGATACAGTATTTGCATATAAAGTAGATAATTATTATAGCCCACAATGTGATAGAGGAATAGCCTTTGATGATAAAGATTTAAATATCAACTGGCAATTAGAACATGGTGAGTTAAAACTATCAGAAAAAGATACAAAACAACCAAAGCTATTTAATATAGAAGATAATAAAGAAATATTTGAAGCAGGTATAAATTACTATGAATAA
- the rfbA gene encoding glucose-1-phosphate thymidylyltransferase RfbA: MKGIILAGGSGTRLYPITKGVSKQLVPIYDKPMVYYPLSILMLAGIQEVLIISTPHDLPRFEELLGDGSDIGMKFEYIVQPSPDGLAQAFTLGEKFLDGDDACLVLGDNIFYGHGMTNLLANSIKNAKDENKATVFGYRVNDPERYGVAGFDDEGNVTSIEEKPLEPKSNYAVVGLYFYPSDVVEKAKQVKPSDRGELEITTLNQDYLKEERLKVELMGRGYAWLDTGTHESMLEASNFIQTIEHRQGLKVACLEEIAYEMGYITKEKLLELAQPLKKNNYGQYLIKRVKEGKVAR; the protein is encoded by the coding sequence ATGAAAGGAATTATATTAGCAGGAGGAAGTGGAACAAGACTATACCCAATCACAAAGGGAGTTTCAAAACAACTAGTTCCAATCTATGATAAACCAATGGTATATTATCCCCTTTCAATTTTAATGCTTGCAGGTATTCAAGAAGTATTAATTATCTCAACTCCACATGATCTTCCAAGATTTGAAGAACTTCTAGGTGATGGTTCTGATATTGGTATGAAATTTGAATATATAGTTCAACCAAGCCCAGATGGATTAGCACAAGCTTTTACACTAGGTGAAAAATTCCTAGATGGTGATGATGCTTGTTTAGTTTTAGGTGATAATATCTTCTATGGACATGGAATGACTAACCTTTTAGCTAACTCAATTAAAAATGCTAAAGATGAAAATAAAGCAACAGTATTTGGATATAGAGTAAATGACCCTGAGAGATATGGAGTTGCAGGATTTGATGATGAAGGTAATGTAACTTCAATCGAAGAAAAACCACTTGAACCAAAATCAAACTACGCAGTTGTAGGACTTTACTTTTATCCTTCTGATGTAGTAGAAAAAGCAAAACAAGTAAAACCTTCTGATCGTGGTGAATTAGAAATTACAACACTAAATCAAGATTACCTAAAAGAAGAAAGATTAAAAGTTGAACTAATGGGAAGAGGATACGCTTGGCTTGATACTGGAACACATGAATCTATGCTAGAAGCTTCTAACTTTATTCAAACTATTGAACATAGACAAGGTCTTAAAGTTGCTTGTTTAGAAGAAATAGCTTATGAAATGGGTTATATAACTAAAGAGAAACTTTTAGAATTAGCACAACCTCTTAAAAAGAATAACTATGGTCAATACCTAATTAAAAGAGTAAAAGAAGGAAAAGTAGCTAGATGA
- a CDS encoding HAD family hydrolase: MSKTIFWDFDGVIIDSMAVRDIGFELIAKQATNSQNIIDEFITYHRYNAGLSRFVKIKHLYENMLNKSISQEEINNFANEFSILMKEKLVDEKYLISQTVEFIEKNYKDYNFHIVSGSEEKELNFLCKELGLSKYFKTIEGSPTHKNDLVKNILSKYKYNIRECILIGDSITDYKASVANNIKFYGFNNMELIKLGSYISNFNDFKKVIKEQK, encoded by the coding sequence TTGTCTAAAACAATATTTTGGGATTTTGATGGAGTTATAATTGACTCTATGGCAGTAAGAGATATAGGCTTTGAATTAATAGCTAAACAAGCTACTAATTCTCAAAATATAATAGATGAATTTATCACATATCATAGATATAATGCAGGACTATCAAGATTTGTAAAAATAAAACACCTATATGAAAATATGCTAAATAAATCTATTTCACAAGAAGAAATAAACAACTTTGCAAATGAATTTTCTATATTGATGAAAGAAAAATTAGTAGATGAAAAATACCTTATTTCACAAACAGTAGAATTTATAGAAAAAAACTATAAAGATTACAATTTTCATATTGTTTCAGGTTCAGAAGAAAAAGAGTTGAATTTCCTATGTAAAGAGTTAGGTCTAAGTAAATACTTTAAGACAATAGAAGGTTCTCCAACTCATAAAAATGACTTAGTAAAGAATATTTTATCTAAATATAAATATAATATAAGAGAATGTATTCTCATTGGTGATAGTATAACTGATTATAAAGCATCGGTAGCTAATAATATTAAGTTCTATGGGTTCAATAATATGGAACTTATTAAATTAGGTAGTTATATATCTAACTTTAATGATTTCAAAAAAGTAATAAAGGAGCAAAAATGA
- the kdsB gene encoding 3-deoxy-manno-octulosonate cytidylyltransferase yields the protein MSKININILDCTLRDGGYVNNWAFDDKDSFKTIQKLINANIEIVECGFLDKEKGKSKNCTRFKSMQDLENLVKDINIKDNQMLVAMVEYTKYDIDTLPELTKDSKVKGIRFSFRKSDFQKALLEMPKIKAKGYELFIQPISTLSYTKEELEYLLKTVNPLKPYAVYVVDTQGSMFSDDFKKLYEDMDKILDDTISLGFHSHNNMQLSYSIAITFIEIAKNKNIIIDSSVYGMGRGAGNLNTELLADFINKKINLKYNIEEILELIDGYYYNIYKTQGWGYSLAHFLSASLECHPNYASYLLDTKHLTINEIKRIMAQVPDNEKYEYNKQYIEKLYINYNENKQETINEPLLSKDKKVLLLGSGKNLNEKIDEIKNNKKEYLMISLNHIPKDITPDYYFFSSQKRYNEFSDDLDHNKVIVSNNIKSKAKYKVEYKTLSHIENLHNDNSAVMMINYLIKNQFASVNIAGVDGFSTTNENYTYDEKDSLIDTKSINELNESIQNAIKILSQSIRIDFITSSLFESKSKPKIVGVIPARYGSTRLPGKPLLNIVGLPMIVHVLKRVSMNKNLDEVIVATDDERIKKVVEKYGGKVIMTSINHNNGSERMIEVAKHIEADIYTLINGDEALVNPDYITEGVNALIKDPSCHISLLYNKYSKRNSCSDFKIVLNKKSEVMYISRSDIPSECRNKAKYLLKAYHIMTYTKEMLKIYEKLEQTEYDYIESHELLRAMEYGYKIKGVEVESDAISVDTQEGLEIVRDMMKEDKLFPLYKDCKIV from the coding sequence GTGAGTAAAATAAACATAAATATTCTAGATTGTACACTCCGAGATGGTGGATATGTAAACAACTGGGCTTTTGATGATAAAGATTCGTTTAAAACAATCCAAAAACTTATAAATGCAAATATAGAGATAGTAGAATGTGGTTTCTTAGACAAAGAAAAAGGTAAAAGTAAAAATTGTACTAGATTTAAATCTATGCAAGACCTCGAAAATCTTGTAAAAGATATTAATATCAAAGATAATCAAATGCTAGTAGCAATGGTAGAATATACAAAATATGATATAGACACTTTGCCAGAACTTACAAAAGATAGTAAAGTAAAAGGAATTAGATTTTCTTTTAGAAAATCTGATTTTCAAAAAGCACTTTTAGAAATGCCTAAAATCAAAGCCAAAGGTTATGAGCTATTTATACAACCTATATCAACACTTAGTTATACAAAAGAAGAATTAGAATATTTACTTAAAACTGTAAATCCCTTAAAACCTTATGCAGTATACGTAGTAGATACACAAGGTTCTATGTTTTCAGATGATTTTAAAAAGCTATATGAAGATATGGATAAAATACTAGATGATACAATCTCATTAGGTTTTCACTCACATAACAATATGCAACTATCTTATTCTATTGCTATAACTTTTATAGAAATAGCAAAAAACAAAAATATCATAATAGATTCATCAGTATATGGTATGGGAAGAGGTGCAGGAAATCTTAATACAGAACTTTTAGCAGATTTTATTAATAAAAAAATAAACCTAAAATATAATATTGAAGAAATACTTGAACTAATAGATGGTTATTATTATAATATATACAAAACTCAAGGATGGGGTTATTCATTAGCTCACTTTTTATCAGCATCTTTAGAGTGTCATCCAAACTATGCTTCATATTTATTAGATACAAAACATCTTACAATCAATGAAATCAAACGTATCATGGCACAAGTACCTGACAATGAAAAATATGAATACAACAAACAATATATAGAAAAACTATATATAAACTACAATGAAAATAAACAAGAAACTATAAATGAACCATTATTAAGCAAAGATAAAAAAGTATTGCTTTTAGGTTCTGGAAAAAATCTAAATGAAAAGATAGATGAGATTAAAAATAATAAAAAAGAATATTTAATGATTTCATTAAATCATATTCCAAAAGACATAACACCTGATTATTACTTTTTTAGTAGTCAAAAAAGATACAATGAATTTAGTGATGATTTAGATCATAACAAAGTTATCGTTTCAAACAATATAAAATCAAAAGCAAAATATAAAGTTGAGTATAAAACACTAAGTCATATAGAAAACCTACACAATGATAACTCAGCTGTTATGATGATAAATTATTTAATTAAAAATCAATTTGCAAGTGTAAATATAGCAGGTGTAGATGGCTTTAGTACTACAAATGAAAACTATACTTATGATGAAAAAGATAGTCTAATAGATACTAAGTCAATAAATGAATTAAACGAATCAATACAAAATGCTATAAAAATTTTATCACAATCAATAAGAATAGATTTTATCACTTCATCACTATTTGAATCAAAATCAAAACCAAAAATAGTTGGAGTAATACCTGCAAGATATGGATCAACACGATTACCTGGAAAACCTTTACTTAATATAGTAGGTTTACCAATGATTGTGCATGTTCTAAAAAGAGTTTCAATGAACAAAAATTTAGATGAAGTAATTGTAGCAACAGATGATGAAAGAATAAAAAAAGTTGTTGAAAAATATGGTGGAAAAGTAATTATGACTTCTATAAATCATAATAATGGTAGTGAAAGAATGATAGAGGTTGCTAAACATATTGAAGCTGATATTTATACATTAATTAATGGAGATGAAGCTTTAGTTAATCCTGATTATATAACAGAAGGAGTAAATGCACTTATAAAAGATCCTTCTTGTCATATTTCTCTTTTATATAATAAATATAGCAAAAGAAATTCTTGTTCAGATTTTAAAATAGTTTTAAATAAAAAATCAGAAGTGATGTATATATCAAGAAGTGATATCCCTTCTGAATGTAGAAATAAAGCAAAATATCTTTTAAAAGCTTATCACATAATGACATATACTAAAGAAATGCTAAAAATTTATGAAAAATTAGAACAAACTGAATATGATTATATTGAATCACATGAGTTGTTAAGAGCAATGGAATATGGATATAAGATTAAAGGTGTTGAAGTTGAAAGTGATGCAATAAGTGTTGATACACAAGAAGGTTTAGAAATAGTTAGAGATATGATGAAAGAAGATAAACTTTTTCCACTTTATAAGGATTGTAAAATTGTCTAA